A single region of the Buchnera aphidicola (Microlophium carnosum) genome encodes:
- the miaB gene encoding tRNA (N6-isopentenyl adenosine(37)-C2)-methylthiotransferase MiaB, whose translation MKYIYIKTWGCQMNEYDSSLIATLLQKNKYLLTNSVENADILILNTCSIREKAQEKVFHQLGRWKKIKNKNSKIIIAVGGCVATQEGEEIFKRANYVDIIFGTQTLHKLPKMISEVEKKRKLSIDISFPKLEKFKYSLEPKKTGYTADISIMEGCNKYCSFCVVPYTRGSEISRPCDDVLFEISMLAKQGVREINLLGQNVNAYQGPTFNGKICYFSELIRLVAEIDGIDRIRFTTSNPLEFTDDIIEVYQDTPKLVSFLHLPVQSGSNKILNLMKRSYTVEDYESIIKKLIIARPNIQISSDFIVGFPGESEIDFQETMNLIKNINFDMSFSFIYSTRPGTPASKIKDDLDIKEKKRRLYLLQDRINIQTMLWSRKMFGSTQSILVEGVSSKNIMNLYGRTENNRIVTFKGSYQMIGQFVNVKIKRVHTHSLKGELL comes from the coding sequence ATGAAATATATATACATAAAAACTTGGGGCTGTCAAATGAATGAATATGATTCATCTCTAATAGCCACATTATTACAAAAAAATAAATACTTGCTGACTAACTCAGTAGAAAACGCTGATATTTTAATATTAAATACTTGTTCGATAAGAGAGAAAGCTCAAGAAAAAGTTTTTCATCAACTTGGAAGATGGAAAAAAATAAAAAATAAAAACTCAAAAATTATCATTGCTGTAGGAGGATGTGTAGCGACTCAAGAAGGTGAGGAAATTTTTAAAAGAGCAAATTACGTAGACATCATATTTGGAACTCAAACTTTACACAAACTACCAAAAATGATTTCTGAAGTAGAAAAAAAACGAAAATTATCTATTGATATTAGTTTCCCTAAATTAGAAAAATTCAAATATTCTTTAGAACCCAAAAAAACAGGATATACAGCAGATATTTCTATTATGGAAGGATGTAATAAATACTGTTCATTTTGTGTAGTACCATATACAAGAGGCAGTGAAATTAGTCGTCCATGTGATGATGTTTTATTTGAAATATCAATGTTAGCGAAGCAAGGAGTGAGAGAAATTAATTTATTAGGGCAAAACGTCAATGCATATCAAGGTCCAACTTTTAATGGAAAAATTTGTTATTTCTCAGAATTAATAAGATTGGTTGCAGAAATAGATGGTATTGATAGAATTCGTTTTACTACTAGCAACCCACTTGAATTTACAGATGATATTATTGAAGTATACCAAGACACACCAAAACTAGTTAGTTTTCTGCATCTTCCTGTTCAAAGTGGTTCTAATAAAATTCTTAATTTAATGAAGCGTTCATATACAGTAGAAGATTATGAATCTATTATTAAAAAACTAATTATTGCTAGACCCAATATTCAAATTAGTTCTGATTTCATTGTAGGATTTCCTGGAGAGTCTGAAATAGATTTTCAAGAAACCATGAACCTTATAAAAAATATTAATTTCGATATGAGCTTTAGTTTTATATACTCTACCCGACCTGGAACACCTGCATCCAAAATAAAAGATGATCTTGATATAAAAGAAAAAAAAAGACGTTTATATCTTTTACAAGATCGTATAAATATACAAACTATGTTATGGAGTAGAAAAATGTTTGGAAGCACACAATCTATTTTAGTAGAAGGTGTATCTAGTAAAAATATTATGAATTTGTATGGGAGAACAGAAAATAATAGAATTGTTACTTTTAAAGGTTCCTATCAAATGATTGGACAATTTGTTAATGTAAAAATTAAACGAGTGCATACACATTCATTAAAAGGTGAATTATTGTAA